The following coding sequences lie in one Yoonia sp. G8-12 genomic window:
- the nthA gene encoding nitrile hydratase subunit alpha, whose product MPHDHHDHLSPSGHPYRPDDDHPLTYWQQMEIAVRELLIEKGVTTAAAINAQIEAMDARSPAHGAAVVARAWTDTDFRAALLEDASAATRDMGFDIGPMRLIALENTDTVHNIVVCTLCSCYPRNLLGLPPDWYKSRAYRSRTVKEPRKVLAEFGVSLPDTTTVRVHDSTADMRYVVIPHRPAGTDGWNADDLAALVTRDSMIGTGLAKSPDAA is encoded by the coding sequence ATGCCCCATGATCACCACGACCATCTGTCGCCATCTGGCCACCCCTACCGTCCCGATGATGACCATCCGCTGACCTACTGGCAGCAAATGGAAATCGCGGTGCGCGAACTGCTAATCGAAAAAGGCGTGACCACCGCCGCAGCCATCAACGCCCAGATCGAGGCCATGGATGCACGCAGTCCCGCGCATGGCGCGGCGGTCGTTGCCCGCGCGTGGACCGACACTGATTTTCGTGCGGCCCTGCTCGAAGATGCCAGTGCTGCGACCCGCGATATGGGGTTTGATATCGGCCCGATGCGCCTGATCGCGCTGGAAAACACCGATACGGTCCACAACATCGTGGTCTGCACCCTATGTTCCTGCTACCCGCGCAATTTGCTGGGCCTGCCGCCCGATTGGTACAAATCCCGCGCCTATCGGTCCCGCACGGTCAAGGAACCCCGCAAAGTGCTGGCCGAATTCGGCGTGTCGTTACCCGACACCACCACCGTCCGCGTCCATGACAGCACCGCCGACATGCGCTATGTCGTGATCCCGCACAGGCCCGCTGGTACTGATGGTTGGAACGCAGATGACCTTGCCGCCCTCGTCACCCGCGACAGCATGATCGGCACAGGGCTTGCCAAATCACCGGATGCCGCGTGA
- a CDS encoding SH3-like domain-containing protein encodes MRVRADMPPGHVRTPGYLRGKIGWVERTLGPFPNPEQLAYGLNAQALPLMRVRFSMAEVWGDASETPTDTIDAEIYSHWLEPAEAPHAP; translated from the coding sequence ATGCGCGTGCGGGCAGACATGCCGCCAGGCCATGTGCGCACCCCCGGCTACCTGCGTGGCAAAATCGGCTGGGTCGAACGCACGCTGGGCCCCTTCCCCAACCCCGAACAGCTGGCTTACGGGTTGAACGCGCAGGCCTTGCCCCTGATGCGGGTCCGCTTTTCCATGGCCGAGGTTTGGGGCGACGCATCCGAAACCCCGACCGACACGATTGACGCCGAAATCTATAGCCACTGGCTCGAACCCGCAGAGGCACCCCATGCCCCATGA
- the ccmB gene encoding heme exporter protein CcmB: MIALLLRDLRLAIRAGGGFGLGLAFFLIVVVLVPFGVGPETELLSRIAPGILWVASLLAALLSLDRIFALDFEDGSLSLLATSPLPMEGAAMMKALAHWITTGLPLTLAAPALGFLLSLAPQAYAYLLISLLIGTPALSMIGTFGAALTVGIRRGGLLLSLLVLPLYVPTLIFGAEAVRRGAEGLDPTGALMLMAGITAGSFALLPFATAAVLRINLR, translated from the coding sequence GTGATAGCGCTGCTTCTGCGTGATCTGCGGCTTGCGATCCGCGCGGGCGGGGGCTTTGGTCTTGGCCTTGCGTTCTTTTTAATTGTCGTGGTGCTGGTCCCCTTTGGTGTTGGGCCAGAAACAGAACTGTTGTCGCGCATCGCCCCCGGCATTTTATGGGTGGCTTCGCTTTTGGCGGCTTTGCTGTCGCTGGACCGGATCTTTGCGCTTGATTTCGAAGACGGCTCGCTGTCGCTTTTGGCGACATCACCTCTCCCGATGGAGGGGGCTGCGATGATGAAGGCGCTGGCCCATTGGATCACCACGGGCCTGCCGCTGACGCTGGCGGCACCCGCTTTGGGCTTTCTGCTTAGCCTTGCACCGCAGGCTTACGCTTATTTGCTGATCTCGCTCTTGATCGGCACGCCAGCGTTGTCGATGATCGGGACATTCGGGGCGGCGTTGACCGTCGGCATCCGCCGGGGCGGGCTGTTGTTGTCGTTGCTGGTGCTGCCGCTTTACGTGCCAACCCTGATTTTCGGGGCCGAGGCGGTGCGCCGCGGTGCCGAAGGGCTGGACCCCACGGGCGCGTTGATGTTGATGGCGGGGATCACGGCGGGAAGTTTTGCACTCTTGCCATTTGCCACTGCGGCTGTCTTACGCATCAATCTAAGGTGA
- the ccmA gene encoding heme ABC exporter ATP-binding protein CcmA: protein MLRVRNLSCARGGVPVLSDVSFEVAAGHAIVLRGPNGVGKTTLLRTLAGLQPPMAGEVDYPEDEGAYASHADGIKAALTVTENLKFWADVHGTALPDTILETFDLADLRDRLGGTLSAGQKRRLGLARLGVIGRKVLFLDEPTVSLDGFSVKLFADWLQNTHLAAGGVAVIATHIDLGLAAPELDLTPFKAAADADGGSDEAFL from the coding sequence ATGCTGCGCGTCCGGAACCTGAGTTGCGCCCGTGGCGGTGTGCCGGTCCTGAGCGATGTCAGTTTCGAGGTCGCGGCAGGCCACGCGATTGTTCTGCGCGGGCCAAACGGCGTTGGCAAAACAACGCTGCTGCGCACGCTGGCCGGATTGCAGCCGCCGATGGCGGGCGAGGTTGATTATCCTGAGGATGAAGGGGCCTATGCGAGCCATGCCGACGGGATCAAGGCTGCGCTGACAGTCACCGAGAACCTCAAGTTCTGGGCGGATGTGCATGGCACGGCGCTGCCCGATACGATTTTAGAGACTTTCGATCTGGCCGACCTGCGCGACCGCTTGGGGGGTACACTCTCCGCTGGTCAAAAACGCCGCCTCGGGCTGGCGCGTTTGGGTGTCATCGGGCGCAAGGTTTTGTTTCTGGATGAACCCACGGTGTCGCTTGACGGGTTCTCGGTCAAACTCTTTGCCGATTGGCTCCAGAACACCCATCTGGCGGCGGGCGGTGTGGCGGTGATTGCCACGCATATTGATCTGGGGCTGGCGGCACCTGAATTGGACCTGACCCCGTTCAAAGCCGCAGCTGACGCCGATGGCGGATCAGATGAGGCGTTCTTGTGA
- a CDS encoding DUF1223 domain-containing protein has protein sequence MRYLLAALSVFGVLQTTQVLAQNDPVVVELYTSQGCSSCPPADAMLHDLAKRDDVIALALHVDYWDYIGWKDSFGNPAFTQRQHAYARAANATSVYTPQMIINGVDHVVGSRPMQVMDALQAQKEAGSLFDVQLTRSDGGVAIAVAPGAGGDYAVQLVRYTPEATVAIRRGENAGRNISYANIVTSWDVIGRWDGRSPLAFEVPAEGDSPIVVILQRSTNGPIVGSGVLR, from the coding sequence ATGCGTTATCTTCTAGCCGCTTTGTCGGTCTTTGGCGTGCTGCAAACAACACAGGTCTTGGCACAGAATGATCCGGTGGTGGTCGAACTTTATACCTCGCAGGGGTGTTCGTCTTGCCCGCCCGCAGATGCGATGCTGCATGATCTTGCCAAACGCGATGATGTGATCGCATTGGCGCTGCATGTGGATTATTGGGATTACATCGGTTGGAAGGACAGCTTTGGCAATCCTGCCTTTACCCAGCGCCAGCACGCCTATGCCCGCGCGGCAAATGCAACGTCGGTTTATACCCCGCAGATGATTATCAACGGCGTCGATCACGTGGTCGGGTCGCGTCCGATGCAGGTGATGGATGCGCTTCAGGCGCAAAAGGAAGCGGGCAGTCTGTTCGATGTGCAGCTCACCCGCAGCGACGGGGGCGTTGCAATTGCCGTGGCACCGGGTGCGGGCGGTGATTATGCCGTGCAGCTTGTGCGGTATACGCCAGAGGCAACTGTGGCGATCCGCCGGGGCGAAAATGCGGGCCGCAACATCAGCTATGCCAACATCGTCACATCCTGGGATGTCATCGGGCGTTGGGACGGACGATCGCCGCTGGCGTTTGAGGTTCCTGCCGAGGGCGATAGTCCGATTGTCGTGATTTTGCAGCGATCAACGAACGGCCCGATTGTCGGTTCGGGCGTCTTGCGCTAG
- the ccmD gene encoding heme exporter protein CcmD, whose translation MPDLGDYRIEVLSAYAVSIVLLLGLVWLSWRRYAKVRAALEKVEKNG comes from the coding sequence GTGCCTGATTTAGGTGACTACCGGATCGAAGTTTTGTCGGCCTATGCGGTCAGTATTGTCCTGTTGCTGGGGCTGGTCTGGCTGAGCTGGCGGCGCTACGCCAAAGTGCGTGCCGCTTTGGAGAAGGTCGAGAAGAATGGCTAA
- a CDS encoding TM2 domain-containing protein: MDTQQQILIEQRISNEKKSTGVAYLLWFFLGGLGAHRFYLGKTGSAIAILVLIIGGALLSAILIGIPMLIIGGIWLIVDIFLIPGMVAQDIQRLRNNALQEIRVTSAT, encoded by the coding sequence ATGGATACACAACAACAAATCCTCATCGAACAACGGATTTCCAATGAAAAGAAATCTACGGGGGTCGCTTACCTGCTCTGGTTCTTTTTGGGTGGGCTTGGCGCACATCGCTTTTATCTAGGTAAAACTGGCTCAGCGATTGCTATTCTCGTTCTCATTATTGGTGGAGCATTACTCAGTGCGATCCTCATAGGAATTCCAATGCTCATCATCGGTGGCATTTGGCTGATCGTAGACATTTTCCTAATACCCGGCATGGTTGCGCAAGATATTCAGCGTTTGCGCAACAACGCACTTCAAGAAATTCGTGTAACGTCGGCCACTTGA
- a CDS encoding lysophospholipid acyltransferase family protein gives MTTQTSLTGSKADWLADRALRGLIGTLMRLPYETRVRMMGSALRRTIGPLAGYRKRAEQNLALIYPDMGVIDRRRIAQECCDNFGRTVIENYSWREFGKTLKDIKPQGDGLDVLSDAIAAQRPILFVTGHFGNHEAPRQVLTAMGHSIGGLYRPMQNAYFNDHYAKTMTSWGGPVFAQGRRGTMGFMRHLRGGGMGTLLYDVSARGPILPFLGHPAKTSLSAAEIALKLDAVMIPYFGIRQADGLSFQVEIEAPIAHDTPENMLLAMNARLEAQIARNPSQWFWVHRRWKKGGKRLAQDARTDNRAVR, from the coding sequence GTGACGACGCAAACGAGCCTGACCGGATCCAAGGCCGATTGGCTGGCAGACCGCGCTTTACGCGGCTTGATCGGCACGCTCATGCGTCTACCCTATGAAACACGCGTGCGGATGATGGGCAGCGCCTTGCGCCGCACGATCGGTCCTTTAGCGGGATATCGCAAACGGGCCGAACAGAACCTTGCGTTGATCTATCCCGATATGGGCGTCATCGACAGACGGCGTATTGCCCAAGAATGTTGCGACAATTTCGGGCGCACGGTCATTGAGAACTACTCTTGGCGCGAGTTTGGCAAAACACTGAAAGATATCAAACCTCAAGGTGACGGACTTGATGTGCTTTCTGATGCCATCGCGGCACAGCGTCCCATTCTCTTTGTTACCGGCCACTTCGGCAACCACGAAGCCCCGCGACAGGTGCTGACGGCGATGGGCCATTCCATTGGCGGTCTCTACCGCCCCATGCAGAACGCCTATTTCAACGATCACTACGCCAAGACAATGACCTCTTGGGGTGGCCCCGTCTTTGCCCAAGGCAGGCGGGGCACAATGGGTTTCATGCGGCATCTGCGCGGTGGTGGCATGGGAACACTGCTTTATGATGTATCGGCGCGTGGGCCCATCTTGCCGTTCCTCGGTCATCCCGCAAAAACATCGCTCTCTGCCGCAGAGATAGCGCTAAAGCTTGATGCCGTGATGATCCCCTACTTCGGGATCAGGCAGGCAGACGGGCTGTCATTTCAGGTCGAAATCGAAGCGCCCATCGCCCATGACACGCCCGAAAACATGCTCTTGGCCATGAACGCGCGGCTTGAGGCACAGATCGCACGCAATCCATCACAGTGGTTTTGGGTGCATAGACGCTGGAAAAAGGGCGGCAAGCGCCTAGCGCAAGACGCCCGAACCGACAATCGGGCCGTTCGTTGA
- a CDS encoding heme ABC transporter permease encodes MSMWEYANPRRFMGWTRPVLPWTFALAGLCLGVGLIWGFFFTPDDFRQGSTVKIIYLHVPAALMAINAWIMMLVASLIWVIRRHHVSALAARAAAPVGVVFTLIALFTGGIWGQPMWGTYWAWDPRLTSFLILFLFYLGYIALWEAIEDPDTAADLTAVLCMVGSVFAILSRYAVLFWNQGLHQGASLSLDKEENVADVFWFPLLVCIAGFVLLFIALVLMRTRTEIRARRIRALEARARRA; translated from the coding sequence ATGTCGATGTGGGAATATGCCAATCCAAGACGTTTCATGGGATGGACCAGACCGGTCCTGCCGTGGACCTTTGCTTTGGCCGGGCTTTGCCTTGGTGTCGGGTTGATCTGGGGGTTCTTTTTCACGCCTGATGATTTCCGCCAGGGATCAACCGTCAAGATCATTTACCTGCACGTGCCTGCTGCTCTGATGGCGATCAATGCGTGGATCATGATGCTGGTGGCCTCTTTGATCTGGGTGATCCGCCGCCACCATGTGTCCGCACTTGCCGCGCGTGCGGCCGCCCCTGTGGGTGTTGTCTTTACGCTGATCGCCCTTTTTACCGGCGGTATCTGGGGCCAGCCGATGTGGGGCACCTACTGGGCATGGGACCCGCGCCTGACATCCTTCCTGATCCTGTTTTTGTTCTATCTGGGCTATATCGCCCTGTGGGAAGCGATCGAGGATCCCGACACCGCAGCAGACCTGACAGCGGTGCTTTGCATGGTCGGATCGGTCTTTGCGATCCTGTCGCGCTATGCGGTGCTGTTCTGGAACCAAGGCTTGCACCAAGGTGCGTCACTGTCGCTGGATAAAGAAGAGAACGTGGCCGATGTGTTCTGGTTCCCGCTTTTGGTCTGTATCGCGGGGTTTGTCCTGCTGTTTATCGCCTTGGTGCTGATGCGCACCCGTACCGAAATTCGCGCGCGCCGGATCCGCGCCTTGGAAGCGAGGGCGCGCCGTGCCTGA
- a CDS encoding ScnB-like protein translates to MGGGAAGPVPSEQHDFSLWEKRVDALMIIASSKGHFTVDGLRRVLEDMGEDAFETMTYYERWIASVNQNLIEAGVYTTAELAQRMTQVAARGTTYGEAASD, encoded by the coding sequence CAGGCCCCGTCCCCTCTGAGCAGCATGATTTTTCGCTTTGGGAAAAACGTGTTGATGCGCTGATGATTATTGCCTCAAGCAAAGGGCATTTTACCGTCGACGGGCTGCGCCGTGTGCTCGAAGACATGGGCGAAGACGCGTTCGAGACGATGACCTACTATGAACGCTGGATCGCCTCGGTGAACCAGAATCTGATTGAGGCGGGTGTTTATACCACCGCAGAACTTGCACAGCGCATGACCCAGGTCGCCGCACGCGGCACCACCTACGGTGAGGCCGCAAGTGACTGA
- a CDS encoding Mth938-like domain-containing protein — protein MRLNEISYNDAVPIDGYGTGFFRIGGKRHDGPVLVMPTGVRTWGGFEDAAAVLAHVDDIDVLFVGTGAEIAHPPAAFRTVLEDAGIGVETMASPAACRTYNVLLSEGRRVAVALLPV, from the coding sequence ATGCGTCTGAACGAAATCAGCTATAACGATGCCGTCCCGATTGACGGCTACGGGACGGGCTTTTTCCGCATTGGCGGCAAGCGGCACGACGGGCCTGTTCTGGTCATGCCGACAGGGGTGCGCACTTGGGGCGGGTTTGAGGATGCCGCCGCTGTGCTGGCGCATGTGGACGACATTGATGTGCTGTTCGTGGGCACGGGTGCCGAAATCGCGCATCCACCCGCCGCCTTTCGCACCGTGCTTGAGGATGCAGGGATTGGCGTGGAAACCATGGCGTCACCTGCGGCCTGTCGCACCTATAATGTACTTTTGTCCGAGGGGCGCCGCGTTGCCGTTGCCCTGTTGCCTGTCTGA
- the acnA gene encoding aconitate hydratase AcnA, translated as MTITVGKDTAKTRKTLKVGDQSVAYYSIPAAQAAGLGDFSKLPAALKVVLENLLRFEDGGFSVSVDDIKAFSAWADNGGKNPREIAYRPARVLMQDFTGVPAVVDLAAMRDGIVALGGDAQQINPLNPVDLVIDHSVMIDEFGNPRAFQMNVDREYERNMERYQFLKWGQGAFNNFRVVPPGTGICHQVNLEYLAQTVWSDKDQNGEVVAYPDTLVGTDSHTTMVNGLAVLGWGVGGIEAEAAMLGQPVSMLIPEVVGFELTGQMIEGTTGTDLVLKVVEMLRELGVVGKFVEFYGAGLDVLPLADRATIANMAPEYGATCGFFPIDDETLRYLRNTGRDEDRIALVEAYAKENGFWRDENYAPVYTDTLHLDMGTIVPAISGPKRPQDYTPLTQAATAFMDVVNEYRGIDSTAAAEEMAAEGPAPTEPMDPRKSQAVKGEDYALRDGSVVIASITSCTNTSNPYVMIGAGLVARKARALGLNRKPWVKTSLAPGSQVVSEYLEAAGLQEDLDAIGFNLVGYGCTTCIGNSGPIQKELSEAIAEGDLIATSVLSGNRNFEGRISPDVRANYLASPPLVVAYALAGDMNIDMINDPLGQDQDGNDVYLKDIWPTNAEINALVEKTVTREAFISKYADVFKGDEKWQAVETSTGETYDWPATSTYVQNPPYFKGMSKDAGTIKNVENAKVLAVLGDMVTTDHISPAGSFKDTTPAGQYLLDRQVPVREFNSYGSRRGNHEVMMRGTFANIRIKNEMLGGVEGGYTKGPDGAQTSIFDAAMAYEEAGTPLVVFAGEQYGAGSSRDWAAKGTALLGVKAVIAESFERIHRSNLVGMGVVPFEFTGGDTRKTLGLTGEETVTIEGLDAVKPLQEMTAKITMADGSEKEITVKCRIDTAVEIEYIENGGVLHYVLRNLAKAA; from the coding sequence ATGACGATCACAGTCGGCAAAGACACCGCCAAGACACGCAAAACCCTCAAGGTCGGGGACCAGTCGGTCGCCTACTATTCGATCCCCGCAGCACAAGCCGCAGGTTTGGGTGATTTCTCGAAACTGCCCGCCGCGCTGAAAGTGGTTCTTGAGAACCTGCTGCGCTTTGAGGACGGTGGTTTTTCTGTCTCGGTCGATGACATCAAAGCCTTTTCCGCTTGGGCCGACAACGGCGGCAAGAACCCCCGCGAAATCGCCTACCGCCCTGCCCGCGTGCTGATGCAGGACTTTACAGGCGTCCCCGCCGTGGTTGACCTTGCCGCGATGCGCGACGGGATCGTGGCCCTTGGCGGTGACGCCCAGCAAATCAACCCGCTGAACCCCGTTGATCTGGTCATCGACCACTCGGTCATGATTGACGAATTCGGCAATCCGCGTGCCTTCCAGATGAACGTGGACCGCGAATATGAACGCAACATGGAGCGTTACCAGTTCCTCAAGTGGGGCCAAGGTGCGTTCAACAACTTCCGCGTCGTTCCTCCGGGCACGGGCATCTGCCACCAGGTGAACCTTGAATATCTGGCCCAAACCGTCTGGAGCGACAAAGATCAGAACGGCGAAGTAGTGGCCTATCCTGACACGCTTGTCGGGACGGACAGCCACACCACCATGGTCAACGGTCTGGCCGTTCTGGGCTGGGGCGTTGGCGGGATCGAGGCCGAGGCCGCGATGCTGGGCCAGCCTGTGTCCATGCTGATCCCCGAGGTTGTCGGCTTTGAGCTGACCGGCCAAATGATCGAAGGCACAACCGGCACCGACCTTGTGCTGAAGGTTGTGGAAATGCTGCGCGAATTGGGCGTTGTGGGCAAATTCGTTGAATTCTACGGTGCGGGCCTTGATGTGCTGCCGCTGGCAGACCGTGCCACTATCGCCAACATGGCACCGGAATATGGCGCAACCTGCGGCTTCTTCCCGATTGACGATGAAACCCTGCGCTACCTGCGCAACACAGGCCGCGACGAAGACCGCATCGCACTGGTCGAAGCCTACGCCAAGGAAAACGGTTTCTGGCGCGATGAAAACTATGCGCCCGTCTACACAGACACGCTGCACCTTGACATGGGCACCATCGTTCCTGCGATCTCCGGCCCCAAGCGCCCGCAGGATTACACACCGCTCACACAGGCCGCGACGGCCTTTATGGATGTTGTGAACGAATACCGCGGCATTGATAGCACCGCTGCGGCAGAAGAAATGGCCGCCGAAGGCCCAGCCCCGACAGAACCGATGGACCCACGCAAATCACAAGCCGTGAAAGGCGAAGATTATGCGCTGCGCGACGGCTCTGTCGTAATCGCCTCGATCACATCCTGCACCAACACATCCAACCCTTACGTGATGATCGGTGCCGGTCTGGTGGCGCGCAAGGCGCGCGCCTTGGGTCTGAACCGCAAACCTTGGGTCAAGACATCGCTGGCGCCGGGATCGCAGGTCGTGTCCGAATACCTTGAGGCCGCTGGCCTGCAAGAAGATCTGGACGCCATCGGGTTCAACCTTGTGGGCTATGGCTGTACAACCTGCATCGGCAACTCTGGCCCCATCCAGAAAGAACTGTCCGAGGCCATCGCAGAGGGCGATCTGATCGCCACCTCCGTTCTATCGGGCAACCGCAACTTCGAAGGCCGCATCAGCCCAGACGTGCGCGCCAACTATCTGGCCTCACCACCGCTGGTGGTGGCCTACGCGCTGGCGGGCGACATGAACATCGACATGATCAATGATCCACTGGGTCAGGATCAGGACGGCAATGATGTCTACCTCAAGGACATCTGGCCCACCAATGCTGAAATCAACGCGCTGGTCGAGAAAACCGTGACCCGCGAGGCGTTCATCAGCAAATACGCCGACGTCTTCAAAGGCGACGAAAAATGGCAGGCGGTCGAAACCTCGACGGGTGAAACCTACGACTGGCCTGCAACATCGACCTATGTGCAGAACCCGCCGTATTTCAAAGGCATGTCCAAGGACGCAGGCACCATCAAGAACGTCGAGAACGCCAAAGTTCTGGCTGTTCTGGGCGACATGGTCACAACAGACCACATCAGCCCTGCGGGTTCGTTCAAAGACACCACCCCCGCAGGCCAATACCTGCTGGACCGTCAGGTGCCTGTGCGCGAATTCAACTCTTACGGATCGCGCCGTGGCAACCACGAGGTTATGATGCGCGGCACTTTCGCCAACATCCGGATCAAGAACGAAATGCTGGGCGGCGTCGAAGGCGGCTACACCAAAGGCCCCGATGGCGCGCAAACCTCGATCTTTGATGCCGCGATGGCCTATGAGGAAGCGGGCACACCGCTGGTTGTCTTTGCTGGCGAACAATACGGTGCCGGCTCTTCGCGCGACTGGGCGGCCAAAGGCACTGCCCTGCTCGGCGTCAAGGCTGTGATCGCAGAAAGCTTTGAGCGTATCCACCGCTCGAACCTAGTTGGCATGGGCGTTGTACCATTCGAATTCACCGGCGGTGACACCCGCAAGACGCTGGGTCTGACCGGCGAAGAAACGGTGACGATCGAAGGTCTGGATGCGGTCAAGCCGCTGCAAGAGATGACCGCCAAGATCACGATGGCGGACGGTTCGGAGAAAGAGATCACCGTCAAATGCCGCATCGATACAGCCGTTGAGATTGAATACATCGAAAACGGTGGCGTGCTGCACTATGTGCTGCGCAACTTGGCGAAAGCGGCGTAA
- a CDS encoding DsbE family thiol:disulfide interchange protein, whose translation MAKVKPLMILPPVIFAAFAGLAIAGMMRDNPDELPSTFVGDQAPAVPVEAVQGTVQLTDADLRAGDVTIVNFWASWCPPCRAEHPNLLDLEAEGYRIAGINFRDQQPQASEYLSNYDDPFFATGFDLRGRVAIDWGVTAPPETFIVDGDGTVLFRFVGPLVGSDYEQRFLPELAKALE comes from the coding sequence ATGGCTAAAGTGAAGCCTCTGATGATTCTGCCGCCGGTTATTTTTGCAGCCTTCGCAGGCCTCGCGATTGCGGGCATGATGCGGGATAATCCCGACGAGCTGCCGTCCACGTTTGTGGGCGATCAGGCACCTGCCGTACCGGTTGAGGCGGTGCAGGGCACTGTGCAACTGACGGACGCGGACCTGCGCGCAGGCGATGTGACCATCGTGAATTTCTGGGCAAGCTGGTGCCCGCCGTGCCGCGCCGAACATCCGAATTTGCTTGATCTTGAGGCAGAAGGATACCGGATCGCAGGGATCAACTTTCGCGATCAACAGCCGCAGGCATCCGAGTATCTGTCAAACTACGACGACCCGTTTTTTGCCACGGGCTTTGATCTGCGGGGCAGGGTGGCGATTGACTGGGGTGTGACCGCGCCGCCCGAGACGTTCATCGTCGACGGGGACGGCACGGTGTTGTTCCGCTTTGTCGGGCCACTGGTCGGATCGGATTATGAGCAACGGTTCTTGCCGGAACTGGCGAAGGCGCTGGAATAG
- the secF gene encoding protein translocase subunit SecF, which translates to MRLRLVRENTSIDFFSRARIWLGISMIAMVIAFASFLIQGLNYGIDFQGGTSIRTQSEAPVDVAEYRAALEQLGLGDVSIAEVFDPSFDENQHVAMVRIQAQEGDERIATQTIDAVKTALRALDPNMTFPSVESVGPKVSGELIQTAILAVSLAVVAILLYIWLRFEWQFAVGAVLALCHDVILTIGIFSELQIKFDLAIIAALLTIVGYSINDTVIVFDRVRENLRKYKKKDLKEVLNLSINETLSRTLMTSVTTMLALLALFILGGDVIRGFVFAMMWGVLIGTYSSIFVASAILLVLGVKRDWSKKDPTAGTKYGHIDT; encoded by the coding sequence ATGCGCCTGAGACTGGTTCGCGAAAATACATCGATCGATTTCTTCAGCCGTGCACGGATTTGGCTGGGGATTTCCATGATTGCCATGGTCATCGCCTTTGCCTCCTTTCTGATCCAGGGATTGAACTACGGCATCGACTTTCAGGGTGGCACAAGCATCCGGACCCAATCGGAAGCCCCTGTTGATGTGGCGGAATACCGCGCCGCACTTGAGCAGCTTGGACTGGGCGATGTGTCGATTGCCGAGGTGTTTGATCCGTCCTTTGACGAAAACCAGCATGTCGCGATGGTCCGTATTCAGGCCCAAGAGGGCGATGAGCGGATTGCGACGCAAACCATTGATGCTGTGAAAACGGCATTACGTGCGCTGGACCCCAATATGACCTTCCCATCAGTGGAATCGGTTGGCCCCAAAGTGTCGGGCGAGCTGATCCAGACCGCGATCCTTGCGGTCAGTTTGGCGGTCGTTGCGATCCTGCTTTATATCTGGCTGCGGTTTGAGTGGCAGTTCGCGGTGGGCGCTGTGCTGGCGCTTTGCCACGATGTGATCTTGACGATTGGTATCTTTTCTGAGCTTCAGATCAAATTCGATCTGGCGATTATCGCCGCCTTGCTGACGATTGTGGGCTATTCGATCAACGATACGGTGATCGTGTTTGACCGCGTGCGAGAGAACCTGCGCAAGTATAAGAAAAAGGACCTCAAAGAGGTGCTGAACCTGTCGATCAACGAAACGCTCAGCCGGACCTTGATGACCTCGGTCACGACGATGCTGGCGCTGTTGGCGCTGTTCATTCTGGGCGGTGACGTGATCCGAGGGTTCGTCTTTGCAATGATGTGGGGTGTTCTGATCGGGACATATTCGTCGATCTTTGTGGCCTCTGCCATCTTGCTGGTGTTGGGCGTCAAGCGCGACTGGTCCAAGAAAGACCCGACTGCGGGTACGAAATACGGTCACATCGACACCTGA